The Thiothrix subterranea sequence CTGATGTCTTTGGCAAGGTAGCGTTTGATTTCTTCACGGTGGGCATCCAGTTTCACCGTTTCTGCCCTGCCCTTCGGTCTACCCAAGGTCATACCATCGGCTTTGCGTTTCGCCAGTGCTTCTTTGGTACGCAGGGAAATAAATTCACGCTCGATCTCTGCCGCCAGCCCCAACACGGTAGCGGTGATTTTCGAGTTCATGGAGTCATCAAAGCGCATCCGCTGCTTGGCAACGTGAACATGAAAGTTGGTGGTGGTGGCATGTTCCAGCATTTCCAACACCTGCAAGGTACTCCGGGCCATCCGCGAGATTTCCGCAAAGATCACGGTATCCCCCGGCTGCATGGTTTTCAGCAGCAAGTCACCAATGCGCCGTTCTCGCCATTTCACTTTACCGCTTACCGAGTCCTCCACGAACTGTACGCCCGTGATGCCGTTCTGGTTGGCGTACTCCAAAATTCCGTGGCGTTGGTTGTCCAAATCCTGTTGGTCAGTGCTGACGCGCAAGTAAGCGTAATTTGCCATGTTCCATCCCTCTGTCCAGCGAAAACCTATGTCTTGTTTCTTCGATACTTTTATAGTACAAAACAAACCACTTCGTTTAAGCCATATTGGGCTTGATTAAACGAGCGTTTTCTATATACCATTTTATAGATTGATTTTATCACAAGAATGAAATAAATTTTTACCCCCTAACGTTCCGCGATTTTGAACGCTCGTTTGAGCCTGAAAAACCGCAATTTAGCAAGGCATAATGCGGACTCCGCCCTTTTTCTTTACCCCCTAGCGTTTTTTTGGGGTGAGGGTCGGTTTGTCCAAAAATAACAAGCGACTGATAAGCGACAATAAGCATGGAATTTCTGAAAATTCACCGCAGCAAGTCACAGGTACGTGCTGATGGTAGCCCCTATGCCGTTCCGTTGTACGTCACCAAAACGCACCGCAAGGGAACCGTCATTAGCGA is a genomic window containing:
- a CDS encoding recombinase family protein; this translates as MANYAYLRVSTDQQDLDNQRHGILEYANQNGITGVQFVEDSVSGKVKWRERRIGDLLLKTMQPGDTVIFAEISRMARSTLQVLEMLEHATTTNFHVHVAKQRMRFDDSMNSKITATVLGLAAEIEREFISLRTKEALAKRKADGMTLGRPKGRAETVKLDAHREEIKRYLAKDISKRAIAKLVDCSKSTLYNWLEREGLNKKKPKAKPKATETTP